The proteins below are encoded in one region of Chrysemys picta bellii isolate R12L10 chromosome 4, ASM1138683v2, whole genome shotgun sequence:
- the MRPL23 gene encoding large ribosomal subunit protein uL23m isoform X1 gives MASGKVLYPLYQLGNPQLRIFRPNFFMTLVRPGVTQPEDTVQFRISMQMTRVDVKNYLEKIYNVPVSVVRTRIQYGANNKRNHKNQKVKKPDYKVAYVQLGQGQTFQFPNLFPEKEETPEPGSVEDIQKQFMENERQRQTADPRRGGVTDWFGL, from the exons ATGGCCAGCGGGAAGGTTCT CTACCCCCTGTACCAGCTGGGAAACCCCCAGCTGAGGATTTTCCGACCTAACTTCTTcatgacactggtgaggcctggTGTGACACAGCCAGAAGACACTGTACAGTTCCGTATCTCCATGCA GATGACGAGAGTGGATGTTAAGAATTACCTTGAAAAAATATACAACGTGCCAGTGTCTGTTGTGAGGACCAGAATACAGTATG GTGCAAACAATAAAAGGAACCacaagaaccagaaagtgaagaaGCCAGATTACAAGGTTGCGTACGTACAGCTG GGTCAGGGACAAACCTTTCAGTTCCCAAACCTATTTCCAGAGAAAGAAGAAACCCCAGAACCTGGCTCTGTCGAAGACATCCAGAAGCAATTTATGGAGAACGAGAGACAGAGGCAGACAGCTGACCCCAGGCGAGGAGGAGTCACCGACTGGTTTGGACTTTGA
- the MRPL23 gene encoding large ribosomal subunit protein uL23m isoform X2 — protein MTLVRPGVTQPEDTVQFRISMQMTRVDVKNYLEKIYNVPVSVVRTRIQYGANNKRNHKNQKVKKPDYKVAYVQLGQGQTFQFPNLFPEKEETPEPGSVEDIQKQFMENERQRQTADPRRGGVTDWFGL, from the exons atgacactggtgaggcctggTGTGACACAGCCAGAAGACACTGTACAGTTCCGTATCTCCATGCA GATGACGAGAGTGGATGTTAAGAATTACCTTGAAAAAATATACAACGTGCCAGTGTCTGTTGTGAGGACCAGAATACAGTATG GTGCAAACAATAAAAGGAACCacaagaaccagaaagtgaagaaGCCAGATTACAAGGTTGCGTACGTACAGCTG GGTCAGGGACAAACCTTTCAGTTCCCAAACCTATTTCCAGAGAAAGAAGAAACCCCAGAACCTGGCTCTGTCGAAGACATCCAGAAGCAATTTATGGAGAACGAGAGACAGAGGCAGACAGCTGACCCCAGGCGAGGAGGAGTCACCGACTGGTTTGGACTTTGA